One part of the Bacillota bacterium genome encodes these proteins:
- a CDS encoding trypsin-like peptidase domain-containing protein yields MAVGRDLILTNAHVIQGAAYIAVTDYKNTRFFVDGIVGKDDPLDLALLKSREPLEPAELGDSSQLKVGERIVAVGNPRGLLKGTVSDGIISGLREIGQEGPGPGKSNPLPKGHRKRRIMQTLL; encoded by the coding sequence GTGGCCGTTGGCAGAGACCTGATTCTCACAAACGCCCATGTGATCCAGGGCGCGGCTTACATAGCCGTGACGGACTACAAGAACACCCGGTTCTTCGTGGACGGAATCGTTGGGAAGGATGACCCGCTGGACCTCGCGTTGCTGAAGTCAAGAGAACCGCTTGAGCCGGCGGAGCTGGGCGATTCCAGCCAGCTCAAGGTTGGCGAGAGAATCGTCGCGGTCGGGAATCCGCGGGGGTTATTGAAGGGTACGGTGTCCGACGGCATAATTAGCGGTTTGCGCGAGATTGGCCAGGAGGGACCAGGTCCTGGAAAGTCGAACCCTCTCCCCAAAGGGCACAGAAAACGTCGAATTATGCAAACACTCCTTTGA
- a CDS encoding ABC transporter substrate-binding protein: protein MERPVWRRPAVRILASLLVLAIVLGLGGCGGSDKPAGEPKKPAEEPKTPAVAPKVPQIAVYAYHSEPVIFWDPADVFSNEIIVMNNAYEQLIQFDPATKKFVPVLAENYQVSKDGLVWTFNLRKGVKFHCGEPMNAAAVKYSIDRTIQRGKGASFIWSQVKEIKTPDENTVEFHLKVPAPLDFIAAAGYSAFVYCPKHAKEFGTDWFGQGNTCGTGPYKVESWKRGDEVVMTRFNDYWRGWSGNHLDKAIIKMVPEPSTRRQMLESGQADYCNEMPFEDIGALANNPKIEILTTPSYQMLMALFNMDKPPLNNKLVRQAISYAIPYDDIVKHVFHGYATQSKGAVPQGLWGHDDSLPQYAYDLEKAKSLLAKAGYPNGGFKIVLTYVGGDEKERQVAELMKSELAKLNIQMDIRGMPWDAQWEMGKAKQPKDRQDIFLFYWWPDLADPYSFLNAVFHSEKEIVFNLSYYKSREFDRLIDEANSVAGADRAKAISLYSQAQKTLIEDAPAAWVADLQYVRPKIANLKGVRDNPAYPHVLFFYDAYRE, encoded by the coding sequence ATGGAGCGGCCAGTTTGGAGACGACCGGCGGTTCGTATTCTGGCGTCGTTGCTGGTCCTGGCCATTGTCTTGGGACTGGGCGGTTGTGGAGGGAGTGACAAGCCTGCCGGGGAGCCGAAGAAGCCGGCGGAAGAACCGAAAACCCCTGCCGTAGCCCCCAAGGTGCCGCAGATCGCCGTCTATGCGTACCACAGTGAACCGGTCATCTTCTGGGATCCGGCGGACGTGTTCTCCAACGAGATCATCGTGATGAACAACGCCTACGAGCAGTTGATCCAGTTCGACCCGGCTACCAAGAAGTTCGTCCCGGTGCTGGCGGAGAACTACCAGGTATCCAAGGACGGCCTCGTATGGACGTTCAATCTTCGGAAAGGGGTCAAGTTCCATTGCGGTGAGCCGATGAACGCTGCCGCCGTAAAGTACTCGATAGACCGCACGATTCAACGCGGCAAAGGCGCTTCGTTCATATGGAGCCAGGTAAAGGAGATCAAGACCCCCGATGAAAACACCGTGGAATTCCACCTGAAGGTGCCCGCGCCCCTCGACTTCATCGCGGCTGCCGGCTACTCGGCCTTCGTGTACTGCCCAAAGCATGCGAAAGAGTTTGGGACAGACTGGTTCGGCCAGGGCAACACTTGCGGGACCGGACCGTACAAGGTCGAGAGCTGGAAACGCGGTGACGAGGTCGTCATGACCAGGTTCAACGATTACTGGCGAGGATGGAGCGGCAACCACCTCGACAAGGCAATCATCAAGATGGTGCCCGAGCCTTCCACCCGCAGGCAGATGCTCGAATCCGGCCAGGCCGACTACTGCAACGAGATGCCGTTCGAGGACATCGGGGCGCTCGCAAACAACCCCAAGATCGAGATCCTGACGACTCCCAGCTATCAGATGCTGATGGCACTCTTCAACATGGATAAGCCTCCCCTCAACAACAAACTGGTTCGCCAGGCCATATCGTACGCCATCCCATACGACGACATCGTGAAGCACGTGTTCCACGGCTACGCCACACAATCGAAGGGTGCGGTCCCCCAAGGGCTCTGGGGGCACGACGACAGTCTGCCGCAGTATGCCTATGACCTGGAGAAGGCTAAGTCGCTGCTGGCGAAGGCGGGGTATCCGAACGGCGGCTTCAAGATCGTCCTGACGTACGTGGGCGGCGACGAAAAGGAGCGCCAGGTTGCCGAGTTGATGAAATCCGAGCTGGCGAAGCTCAACATCCAGATGGACATCCGCGGTATGCCGTGGGATGCCCAGTGGGAGATGGGCAAGGCAAAGCAGCCGAAGGACAGGCAGGACATCTTCCTGTTCTACTGGTGGCCCGACTTGGCCGACCCATACAGCTTCTTGAACGCGGTATTCCACTCGGAGAAAGAGATAGTGTTCAACCTCTCCTACTACAAGAGCCGCGAGTTCGACCGGCTTATCGACGAGGCCAACAGTGTTGCAGGCGCCGATCGCGCGAAGGCGATCTCGCTGTACAGCCAGGCTCAGAAGACCCTGATCGAGGACGCTCCTGCAGCGTGGGTAGCGGACCTCCAGTACGTGCGGCCGAAGATCGCGAACCTGAAAGGGGTGCGTGACAACCCTGCGTACCCGCACGTGCTGTTCTTCTACGACGCTTACCGGGAGTGA